The genomic stretch CGGCGGAGGCGGCGGCCGCGCCGGGGGCGCCGGCGACGGTGAGGCCGAGGGCGAGCGCCGCGTCCAGGGAGCCGAGGCCGCCCGGGGTGGGCAGCAGGGCGGCGGCGCCGCTNNNNNNNNNNNNNNNNNNNNNNNNNNNNNNNNNNNNNNNNNNNNNNNNNNNNNNNNNNNNNNNNNNNNNNNNNNNNNNNNNNNNNNNNNNNNNNNNNNNNNNNNNNNNNNNNNNNNNNNNNNNNNNNNNNNNNNNNNNNNNNNNNNNNNNNNNNNNNNNNNNNNNNNNNNNNNNNNNN from Streptomyces roseochromogenus subsp. oscitans DS 12.976 encodes the following:
- a CDS encoding lysylphosphatidylglycerol synthase domain-containing protein — encoded protein: SGAAALLPTPGGLGSLDAALALGLTVAGAPGAAAASAVLGYRLLTVWLPLLPGLLVLGVLVRRKAL